A region of Edaphobacter acidisoli DNA encodes the following proteins:
- a CDS encoding TonB-dependent receptor: MRPNDVFRLLAIFLFAAIGCLAQSPNGTMSGLVLDPDGRAIVGADIEVVNDATGVRYPGVTNSEGIYAIPNLPPGPYRVQVAKVGFKTIIKPDIVLNTQAALAINFTLPVGAASETVTVAGGAPLVETESASVSTVIDRQFVANLPLNGRSFNTLMQLTPGVVIAQQPSGTAGGSAPGQFSIGGQRTDANSFTVDGVSANFGVSSNGLYSGASGTGSAQAFSALGGTSSLVSVEALQEFRIETSSFAPEFGRTPGGQVILTTRSGTNRFHGEVYDYFRNEAMDANDWFANHAGRPRAAERHNDFGGYLGGPLVRNRTFFFFSYEGARLRLPQTGVIVVPHLDDSGCAAPAAVEPLLNAFPKPNGPVSEATCTGEFTGSYANSATLDATSLRVDHNLSSRFSLFARYNYAPSMTNSRIYSLSMIQVTPVNTQTLTGGVNMLFGKFTANTLRANYSTQSSNATQSQDTFGGAIPVDESVILGTLSKANTYASFQTLDTEFYGLGPVANNRTRQINLVDDLNTGVGAHQLKFGVDYRVIFLDKTPHASAIVMSASLVKGLLQNGKLTQLTGTTNAPSSFRTTSTSFYAQDTWKATSKITMTYGLRWELAPAPAPHGATKAAAWLNVDNPQEIALAPFGTPLWSMTYSNVAPRIGVAWTPGAKGSLVVRGGWGIFYDLGTGRAADVATFFPGQASDVTLNVALPIADAGGYLPTASLSPPYPLVSAFTPNLKLPRSYQWNAAVEKLLSGRQVVTATYVGQSGRELLRQAALYKPNPNFSSAFLLTGNTAWSNYNALQLQYRRPMSGALQLLLNYTYSHSLDNSSNDVVAGVAGTVISAASDYASSDYDVRHSFSGAFTYAIPAPSGLRAFATLAGGWSLAGVVVARSGFPFNGRVLTLSSVTGGFAYSRPDLVNGQPLWVSNSGTAGGKELNSNAFAVPGTLRQGTEGRNDIAGFRLAQADLSVARTFKVRDKAHLDFRVDSFNALNHPNFGNPAALIGFGPIYLQSTEMLNNALGGLNPLFQEGGPRSLQLSLKLGF; the protein is encoded by the coding sequence GTGAGACCAAATGATGTCTTCCGCCTGCTTGCGATTTTTTTGTTTGCTGCGATTGGCTGCCTGGCACAGTCGCCCAATGGGACGATGAGCGGACTGGTGCTCGACCCGGATGGGCGAGCGATTGTGGGAGCCGACATTGAAGTAGTCAACGACGCGACTGGTGTGAGGTATCCGGGCGTAACCAACTCGGAGGGCATCTATGCCATTCCAAATCTGCCTCCCGGGCCGTATCGCGTGCAGGTGGCGAAGGTCGGGTTCAAGACAATCATCAAACCGGACATCGTACTGAATACACAAGCTGCTTTGGCGATCAACTTCACGCTGCCGGTGGGTGCGGCTTCGGAGACAGTGACAGTTGCCGGTGGAGCACCGTTGGTAGAAACTGAATCGGCTTCAGTAAGCACGGTGATCGATCGGCAGTTCGTTGCTAACCTCCCGCTGAACGGACGGAGCTTCAACACGCTGATGCAACTGACTCCAGGCGTAGTGATCGCGCAGCAGCCGTCAGGCACCGCAGGAGGGAGTGCGCCGGGACAGTTCAGCATCGGCGGTCAGAGGACAGACGCGAACAGCTTCACCGTGGATGGCGTGTCGGCGAACTTCGGGGTGAGCAGCAACGGACTGTACTCGGGCGCATCGGGTACGGGTTCGGCGCAGGCTTTCAGCGCATTGGGCGGAACGAGCAGCCTGGTCTCTGTGGAGGCGTTGCAGGAGTTTCGCATCGAGACGTCGTCGTTTGCACCGGAGTTCGGCAGGACACCGGGTGGACAAGTGATCTTGACTACACGGTCGGGGACGAATCGCTTTCATGGTGAGGTGTACGACTACTTCCGCAATGAAGCGATGGACGCGAACGACTGGTTCGCCAACCATGCAGGCAGGCCTCGTGCTGCTGAGCGACATAACGACTTTGGTGGCTATCTAGGCGGTCCTTTGGTGCGAAACAGGACGTTCTTCTTCTTCTCCTATGAGGGTGCACGGTTGCGGCTGCCTCAGACGGGAGTGATTGTAGTGCCTCATCTTGACGACTCCGGCTGCGCGGCTCCTGCTGCGGTAGAGCCGCTGCTCAATGCCTTTCCGAAGCCGAATGGCCCGGTGTCTGAGGCAACCTGCACGGGCGAGTTCACGGGAAGCTATGCCAACAGTGCGACGCTCGATGCTACGTCGCTGCGGGTTGACCACAACCTGAGTAGCCGGTTCTCGCTCTTTGCGAGATATAACTACGCGCCGTCAATGACGAATTCGCGGATTTATTCGTTGAGCATGATTCAGGTCACACCTGTGAATACCCAGACGCTGACGGGTGGGGTGAACATGTTGTTTGGGAAGTTCACGGCGAATACGCTGCGGGCGAACTACTCGACGCAGAGTTCGAATGCGACACAATCGCAGGACACATTTGGCGGCGCCATTCCTGTGGATGAGAGCGTGATTCTGGGGACGCTGTCGAAGGCGAATACCTATGCTTCGTTTCAGACGCTCGATACGGAGTTCTACGGTTTAGGGCCAGTGGCCAACAATCGGACGCGGCAGATCAATCTGGTCGACGATCTGAACACAGGAGTTGGGGCTCATCAGTTGAAGTTTGGTGTGGATTATCGTGTGATCTTTCTCGACAAGACGCCTCATGCGAGTGCGATTGTGATGTCCGCATCTTTGGTCAAAGGTTTGCTCCAAAATGGGAAGCTGACGCAGTTGACCGGAACGACCAACGCGCCTTCGTCGTTCCGAACGACTTCGACTTCGTTCTATGCACAGGACACATGGAAGGCAACAAGCAAGATCACAATGACGTATGGGCTACGGTGGGAACTGGCTCCCGCTCCAGCGCCTCATGGAGCGACCAAGGCCGCCGCGTGGCTGAACGTAGATAATCCTCAAGAGATCGCGTTGGCACCGTTCGGTACACCGCTCTGGTCAATGACGTACAGCAACGTGGCACCAAGAATTGGAGTCGCCTGGACGCCAGGCGCGAAAGGGTCGCTGGTCGTGCGCGGAGGCTGGGGCATCTTTTACGACCTCGGAACAGGAAGGGCAGCTGACGTGGCAACGTTCTTTCCTGGACAGGCCAGTGACGTTACCCTGAACGTGGCTCTGCCAATTGCAGATGCTGGCGGGTATCTGCCCACTGCTTCGCTGTCGCCTCCATATCCGCTGGTGAGCGCATTCACGCCCAATCTCAAACTTCCGCGAAGCTATCAGTGGAACGCCGCAGTGGAGAAGCTGCTCAGCGGACGCCAGGTGGTGACCGCGACCTACGTGGGCCAGTCAGGCCGCGAGCTCCTGCGGCAGGCAGCGCTATACAAGCCGAATCCCAATTTCTCAAGCGCTTTTCTGCTGACAGGCAATACGGCGTGGTCCAATTACAACGCGCTTCAATTGCAGTATCGCAGACCAATGTCGGGAGCCTTGCAACTGCTTCTGAATTACACCTACTCACACTCGCTTGATAATTCATCGAACGACGTCGTTGCGGGCGTGGCCGGGACGGTAATCAGCGCAGCAAGCGATTACGCATCGTCGGACTATGACGTTCGGCACAGCTTTTCGGGAGCGTTCACCTATGCGATTCCTGCGCCTTCGGGACTGCGGGCATTTGCAACACTTGCGGGAGGTTGGTCCTTGGCTGGCGTGGTTGTTGCCCGAAGCGGGTTCCCATTCAATGGCAGAGTGCTTACCTTGTCATCGGTCACCGGAGGATTTGCGTACTCGCGGCCTGACCTGGTCAACGGGCAGCCGCTTTGGGTGTCGAACTCTGGGACAGCCGGAGGCAAGGAACTCAATTCGAATGCGTTTGCTGTACCGGGTACGTTGCGGCAGGGCACGGAAGGACGCAACGACATTGCGGGTTTCCGGCTGGCGCAGGCCGACCTTTCTGTTGCGCGGACATTCAAAGTTCGGGACAAAGCGCATCTGGACTTCCGCGTGGATTCATTCAATGCTCTCAATCATCCGAACTTCGGCAATCCGGCGGCCCTGATTGGTTTTGGACCAATCTATCTCCAGTCGACCGAGATGCTGAACAATGCGCTCGGTGGTCTCAACCCTCTGTTTCAAGAGGGTGGTCCGAGATCGCTTCAGCTCTCCCTGAAACTCGGCTTCTAA
- a CDS encoding zf-HC2 domain-containing protein, whose translation MRAEERERLDVHLAKCPECRERLTEYEAVVAGAIPRLASGSSLLMDGVDDPAQWTSEEMAAAEGRLFARLKEDEQREGRVRPEHDRSGKTAGDTLWRHLWWQFAAGVLLSGALGVALYRTGVRHGSESAKVAAPVTQPVQQPLQVKSSQPAIAPVPVGPVHSNEDAQVIALREQLTARTADVARLQSERNQLTQQLSEAAKDRSQLSQTNAAQQAAANQQLQQTQSQLSTVQKKLDAAASVNLGDSGRLAQLEAKVNDLTASLHGRDEELTREQQILDHDRDIRDLMGSRDLYIAEVYDVAKTGDTAKPFGRVFYTKAKSLIFYAYDLDQQPGVKDTSTFQVWGRKGPDRDTAVRLGILYQDNASKKRWMMKSNDAKTLSGIDAVFVTVEPKGRSQHPSGKPLLFAYLKIEPNHP comes from the coding sequence TTGCGCGCAGAAGAGCGGGAGCGGCTGGACGTGCATCTGGCGAAGTGCCCGGAATGTCGCGAACGGCTGACTGAGTACGAGGCCGTGGTCGCGGGGGCAATCCCAAGACTGGCATCTGGGTCTTCTCTATTAATGGATGGTGTGGACGATCCTGCACAGTGGACTTCTGAGGAAATGGCCGCGGCAGAGGGAAGACTCTTTGCACGGCTAAAAGAGGATGAGCAGCGCGAGGGACGAGTTCGTCCTGAGCACGATCGCTCGGGCAAGACGGCGGGGGATACGTTGTGGCGGCACCTGTGGTGGCAATTTGCCGCAGGGGTGTTGCTGAGTGGCGCGCTTGGGGTGGCACTTTACCGAACTGGGGTTCGTCATGGCTCGGAGAGTGCGAAAGTGGCTGCTCCGGTGACGCAGCCTGTACAACAGCCCCTGCAAGTTAAGTCGAGCCAACCTGCTATTGCTCCGGTTCCAGTTGGGCCTGTTCACAGCAACGAGGATGCACAGGTTATCGCGTTGCGCGAGCAGCTTACTGCCCGCACTGCAGATGTAGCGCGACTTCAGAGCGAGCGGAATCAACTCACTCAGCAATTGAGTGAGGCGGCGAAAGATCGCAGCCAGCTATCGCAAACCAATGCGGCGCAACAGGCTGCCGCGAACCAACAGCTGCAGCAGACACAGTCGCAATTATCGACAGTACAAAAGAAGCTCGATGCAGCAGCAAGCGTGAATCTCGGGGACTCGGGGCGTCTGGCGCAACTCGAAGCGAAGGTGAATGATCTGACGGCGTCGTTGCATGGGCGCGATGAAGAATTGACGCGCGAGCAGCAGATTCTGGACCATGACCGCGACATTCGTGACCTCATGGGATCGCGCGACTTGTACATCGCCGAGGTATATGACGTCGCAAAAACGGGTGATACCGCGAAGCCCTTCGGGCGCGTCTTTTACACAAAGGCGAAGTCTCTGATCTTTTATGCCTATGATCTTGACCAGCAGCCTGGGGTGAAGGACACGAGCACGTTTCAAGTGTGGGGACGTAAAGGGCCAGACCGTGATACTGCGGTCCGTCTTGGAATCCTGTACCAGGACAATGCGAGCAAGAAGCGTTGGATGATGAAATCGAACGACGCGAAGACGCTGTCCGGAATCGACGCAGTGTTTGTGACGGTCGAGCCAAAGGGACGAAGTCAGCATCCAAGCGGCAAGCCGCTGCTGTTCGCATACCTGAAGATTGAGCCGAACCACCCGTAG
- a CDS encoding RNA polymerase sigma factor, protein MNPNSVSIFPDASSSDISVGSDRESRASSRNPSCDENGFESIENATDDILFERLCGGNKEALGTLFRRYAWIVRAVGLRILRDAAEADDLVQEVFLFLYRKADLFDAARGSARSWIVQVAYHRAIDRRRYLASHHFYDHLELQDSTGFSDGVSYEKSMEALIGHDELERIQGSLSRDQRRVLELYFYEGYTLQEIAREMVQTLGNVRNHYYRGLEKMRRGIFGRNLGAK, encoded by the coding sequence ATGAATCCGAACTCGGTTTCCATCTTCCCCGACGCATCATCTAGCGACATTTCTGTAGGGAGCGATCGAGAGTCAAGAGCCTCGTCACGAAATCCCTCCTGCGACGAGAATGGTTTCGAGAGTATAGAAAACGCCACGGATGACATTCTCTTTGAAAGACTTTGCGGAGGCAATAAGGAGGCGCTTGGTACGCTCTTCCGCCGTTATGCATGGATAGTAAGGGCGGTGGGACTGCGGATTCTGCGAGATGCCGCCGAGGCGGACGATCTTGTGCAGGAGGTATTCCTGTTCCTCTACCGCAAGGCTGACCTTTTCGATGCGGCGCGTGGAAGCGCGAGATCGTGGATCGTGCAGGTTGCATATCATCGCGCCATCGACCGGCGGCGCTATCTGGCGAGCCACCATTTCTATGACCACCTGGAGTTGCAAGATTCAACGGGGTTTTCTGATGGCGTCTCTTATGAGAAATCGATGGAAGCCTTGATCGGGCACGACGAGTTGGAGAGGATTCAGGGGTCGCTTTCGCGTGACCAACGCAGAGTGTTAGAGCTCTATTTCTATGAAGGGTATACGCTTCAGGAGATCGCGCGAGAAATGGTGCAGACACTGGGAAACGTCCGAAACCATTACTATCGAGGTCTGGAAAAGATGCGGCGAGGCATCTTTGGGCGAAATTTAGGAGCGAAGTGA
- a CDS encoding helix-turn-helix domain-containing protein: MPKRVGADIERRFDTPRRMFGLAITRLRILRKESQFEVAAAVGCGEGYLRSIEQGKENLTFDLEYAIVDYLGMLPMSKFWAYAEDLAKKESLHS; encoded by the coding sequence ATGCCAAAGCGCGTGGGAGCAGATATCGAACGAAGATTTGATACGCCCCGAAGAATGTTTGGCTTAGCAATCACAAGACTCCGCATTCTAAGAAAAGAATCGCAATTTGAAGTCGCTGCTGCGGTCGGATGCGGCGAGGGCTACCTCAGAAGCATCGAACAAGGCAAAGAAAATCTGACCTTCGATTTGGAATACGCCATCGTTGATTATCTGGGAATGCTGCCTATGAGCAAGTTTTGGGCATATGCAGAAGACTTGGCGAAGAAAGAATCTCTCCATTCTTGA
- a CDS encoding helix-turn-helix domain-containing protein: MGKPIGPVNRRKSKTPSEVFGRAVTELRLRAKLSQANLAASLGYSVYYLGKIEQGKANASCDVMAAIARYFDMSIGHLWLYAEKLAKRKASRS; encoded by the coding sequence GTGGGCAAACCCATTGGACCAGTCAATCGCCGCAAATCGAAGACGCCCAGCGAAGTCTTTGGGCGCGCGGTGACAGAGCTTCGGCTCCGGGCAAAACTCTCCCAGGCAAATCTGGCTGCTTCTCTGGGATACAGCGTCTATTACCTCGGGAAAATTGAGCAAGGGAAAGCGAACGCTAGTTGCGATGTGATGGCTGCCATCGCAAGATACTTCGATATGTCCATCGGGCATCTATGGCTGTATGCGGAAAAACTTGCGAAAAGAAAGGCCAGCCGCAGTTAG
- a CDS encoding GAF domain-containing protein, giving the protein MKSAVQSDNRRHGPSPMGGWKVISILAVSAAAVLTAIVLTRRFDFTTAALLFGFVALCTVAILHARFLILAHREHRNTTTFLERRNAVELRHAEEAREKSLALARSAWREADALHKATLALTEDLRMNSVLDTLLDLLHQQIPYEAAQVLLIEAGPRMFLAREARPGGPNNPLSPTPDTLNFTGYSVLEQALATPNGLLISDTLEEKLWKNIASGNPVRSWLGIPLSASNQVIGMLCAANSTPGHFTAEHLRIARSLAASSALAIQNARLYECSQIYAAELSRRSHTA; this is encoded by the coding sequence ATGAAGTCCGCCGTACAGAGCGACAACCGGCGTCACGGCCCATCGCCGATGGGCGGATGGAAAGTCATCTCCATCCTGGCCGTCAGTGCGGCAGCAGTTCTCACCGCAATTGTCCTCACCCGCAGGTTTGATTTCACCACAGCCGCTCTGCTCTTCGGGTTCGTCGCGTTGTGTACCGTAGCTATCCTGCACGCTCGTTTTCTTATCCTTGCCCACAGGGAACACCGGAACACTACCACCTTCCTCGAACGGCGCAACGCCGTCGAGCTCCGTCACGCAGAAGAAGCCCGAGAGAAGAGCCTCGCGCTCGCTCGTTCGGCTTGGCGAGAGGCAGACGCTCTGCACAAAGCCACGCTCGCCCTCACCGAAGATCTCCGCATGAACTCAGTGCTGGATACACTGCTCGACCTGCTCCACCAGCAGATTCCCTATGAAGCCGCTCAGGTGCTGCTGATCGAAGCTGGTCCTAGAATGTTTCTTGCCAGGGAAGCCAGACCGGGAGGCCCCAACAACCCCTTGTCTCCCACCCCAGACACGCTCAACTTCACCGGCTACTCCGTCTTAGAACAAGCACTCGCAACTCCCAACGGCCTCCTCATCTCCGACACCCTCGAAGAGAAGCTTTGGAAGAACATTGCTTCTGGCAACCCAGTTCGCTCCTGGCTCGGCATTCCTCTCTCAGCATCGAACCAAGTCATCGGTATGCTCTGCGCCGCCAACTCAACTCCAGGCCATTTCACTGCGGAACACTTACGAATCGCCCGTTCTCTCGCTGCTTCCTCGGCACTGGCCATTCAAAACGCCCGCCTCTACGAATGCTCGCAAATCTACGCCGCCGAACTCTCCCGCCGCTCCCATACCGCTTAG
- a CDS encoding tyrosine-type recombinase/integrase, with protein sequence MYGSFHWNPFVFASTRKRGKLPYSPDSSLTRSFRPAANRAKIAKHIGWHTFRRTFSTLLKANGEDIKTVQELLRHATVKMTLEVYAQAVTRICHEVCYFAALPTHQGE encoded by the coding sequence TTGTATGGATCATTCCATTGGAATCCATTTGTCTTCGCCAGTACGCGCAAACGGGGAAAGCTGCCGTACAGTCCGGACTCGAGCCTCACGCGGTCGTTTCGTCCCGCTGCGAACCGAGCGAAAATTGCTAAGCACATCGGATGGCACACGTTCCGGCGCACCTTCTCGACATTGCTGAAAGCCAACGGCGAGGACATCAAGACGGTGCAGGAGCTGTTGCGGCACGCGACGGTGAAGATGACGCTTGAGGTCTACGCGCAGGCGGTCACCCGAATTTGCCACGAGGTTTGCTACTTCGCCGCTCTTCCGACTCATCAAGGCGAATAA